A stretch of Bombina bombina isolate aBomBom1 chromosome 2, aBomBom1.pri, whole genome shotgun sequence DNA encodes these proteins:
- the MAB21L2 gene encoding protein mab-21-like 2, producing the protein MIAAQAKLVYQLNKYYTERCQARKAAIAKTIREVCKVVSDVLKEVEVQEPRFISSLTEIDARYEGLEVVSPTEFEVVLYLNQMGVFNFVDDGSLPGCAVLKLSDGRKRSMSLWVEFITASGYLSARKIRSRFQTLVAQAVDKCSYRDVVKMIADTSEVRLRIRERYVVQITPAFKCTGIWPRSAAQWPLPHIPWPGPNRVAEVKAEGFNLLSKECYSLTGKQSSAESDAWVLQFAEAENRLLMGGCRNKCLSVLKTLRDRHLELPGQPLNNYHMKTLLLYECEKHPRETDWDEACLGDRLNGILLQLISCLQCRRCPHYFLPNLDLFQGKPHSALESAAKQTWRLAREILTNPKSLDKL; encoded by the coding sequence ATGATAGCGGCTCAGGCCAAGTTGGTTTACCAGCTGAACAAGTACTACACGGAGCGCTGCCAGGCCAGGAAGGCGGCCATAGCCAAGACCATCCGGGAGGTGTGCAAGGTGGTGTCCGATGTGCTCAAGGAGGTGGAGGTGCAGGAGCCGCGCTTCATCAGCTCCCTCACCGAGATAGACGCCAGGTACGAGGGGCTGGAGGTGGTCTCGCCCACAGAGTTCGAGGTGGTGCTTTACCTCAACCAGATGGGGGTCTTCAACTTTGTGGATGACGGTTCCCTGCCGGGCTGCGCCGTCCTCAAGCTGAGCGACGGCCGGAAGAGGAGCATGTCCCTGTGGGTGGAGTTCATCACGGCCTCCGGGTACCTCTCTGCCCGCAAAATCCGCTCCCGGTTCCAGACCCTGGTGGCCCAGGCCGTGGACAAGTGCAGCTACCGGGACGTGGTGAAGATGATCGCAGACACGAGTGAAGTGAGGCTGCGGATCCGGGAGCGCTACGTGGTGCAGATCACTCCGGCATTCAAGTGCACGGGGATTTGGCCCCGCAGCGCGGCGCAGTGGCCCCTGCCTCACATCCCCTGGCCGGGGCCCAACAGGGTAGCAGAGGTCAAGGCTGAAGGCTTCAACCTCCTATCCAAGGAGTGCTACTCCCTGACCGGCAAGCAGAGCTCCGCGGAGAGCGACGCCTGGGTGCTGCAGTTCGCGGAGGCCGAGAACCGCTTGCTGATGGGCGGCTGCAGGAACAAGTGCCTGTCCGTGCTCAAGACCCTGCGGGACCGGCACCTGGAGCTGCCCGGGCAGCCGCTCAACAACTACCACATGAAGACCCTGCTGCTGTACGAGTGCGAGAAGCACCCCCGGGAGACCGACTGGGACGAGGCGTGCCTGGGCGACCGGCTGAACGGCATCCTGCTCCAGCTCATCTCCTGCCTGCAGTGCCGCAGGTGCCCGCACTACTTCTTGCCCAACCTCGACCTCTTCCAGGGCAAACCCCACTCCGCGCTGGAGAGTGCGGCCAAGCAGACGTGGAGGCTGGCGAGGGAGATCCTCACCAACCCCAAGAGCCTGGACAAGCTATGA